One region of Synergistes jonesii genomic DNA includes:
- a CDS encoding ribonuclease HII, with protein MNDSLIIAGTDEAGRGPLAGPVIAAAAIVAKEQRELLLAAGLRDSKKLSAKRREELFALIRGSGVVWRAQACGAAVIDRVNILQASLWCMKRSIEKLPIKPSLILVDGNRNIPELGIPQKTIIGGDDVVPAIAAASVIAKVLRDRVMEIMDKVYPDYQFAKHKGYPSALHKSLIARWGPSPIHRLSFRGVKTEC; from the coding sequence TTGAACGATTCCCTTATAATCGCCGGGACCGACGAGGCCGGCAGAGGGCCGCTCGCCGGGCCGGTGATAGCGGCCGCGGCGATAGTTGCGAAGGAACAGCGCGAGTTGTTGCTCGCCGCGGGGCTGCGCGATTCGAAAAAGCTAAGCGCTAAGCGGCGTGAAGAACTATTCGCACTTATCCGCGGCAGTGGAGTAGTATGGCGCGCGCAGGCTTGCGGCGCGGCGGTGATCGACAGGGTAAATATCCTGCAAGCATCGCTCTGGTGTATGAAACGTTCGATAGAAAAACTGCCCATAAAGCCCTCTCTGATACTCGTCGACGGTAACAGAAATATACCGGAGCTGGGCATCCCGCAGAAAACGATCATAGGCGGCGACGATGTCGTTCCGGCGATCGCCGCGGCGTCGGTGATCGCGAAGGTGCTGCGCGACCGGGTCATGGAGATAATGGATAAGGTGTATCCCGACTATCAGTTCGCAAAGCATAAGGGCTATCCCAGCGCGCTGCACAAAAGCCTGATAGCGCGTTGGGGCCCGTCTCCCATACATAGACTTTCTTTCAGAGGGGTGAAAACCGAATGCTGA
- a CDS encoding YlqF/YawG family GTPase, whose protein sequence is MPRTVWYPGHMAKGRRRLEDLAANIDLLIEVRDARAPRLTSSPILPLFASRIKTVVVLSKADLAEERVTKLWREELKREGFASFALDLRSGGMQRISKSLLAEKPSFRDLRVAVVGIPNVGKSTLINQLVGRRAAPVGGIPGITKGVSWFSGSGFLLADSPGILDPHGDARAHRLMSWIGSSRGQVIGDIEEHAKECIAFLISKNLWRGVEGAWSVKACGTPFEILENIGRRLGKLKSGGVVDAEGAGRVFLDSFASGKFGRMSLEAPGDAPLWEEL, encoded by the coding sequence ATGCCGCGGACGGTCTGGTACCCCGGGCATATGGCGAAGGGCAGGCGCCGGCTTGAGGATCTTGCCGCGAACATCGACCTGCTGATCGAAGTGCGCGACGCGCGGGCGCCGCGCCTTACCTCCTCTCCGATATTACCGCTCTTCGCCAGTAGGATAAAGACCGTAGTAGTGCTTTCGAAGGCCGACCTCGCAGAGGAGCGCGTGACGAAGCTGTGGCGCGAGGAATTGAAGCGTGAGGGATTCGCGTCGTTCGCGCTTGATCTGCGCAGCGGGGGCATGCAGAGGATATCAAAGAGTCTGCTTGCCGAAAAACCCTCTTTCCGCGACTTGCGGGTCGCGGTGGTGGGGATTCCCAACGTCGGCAAATCGACGCTGATAAATCAGCTCGTAGGACGCAGGGCGGCCCCCGTCGGCGGAATACCGGGGATAACTAAGGGCGTTTCCTGGTTCTCCGGCAGCGGTTTTCTTCTTGCGGACTCGCCGGGCATACTCGACCCGCACGGCGACGCAAGGGCTCACAGGCTGATGTCGTGGATAGGTTCCTCCCGCGGTCAGGTGATAGGCGACATCGAAGAGCACGCGAAGGAATGCATCGCCTTTCTGATTTCAAAAAACCTCTGGCGCGGCGTTGAAGGCGCGTGGAGTGTGAAGGCCTGTGGAACTCCGTTCGAGATACTGGAAAATATAGGCCGCAGGCTCGGCAAATTAAAGTCCGGCGGCGTGGTCGACGCCGAAGGCGCAGGACGCGTCTTTCTTGATTCCTTCGCGTCGGGCAAGTTCGGACGTATGAGCCTTGAGGCGCCGGGAGACGCGCCGCTTTGGGAGGAGCTTTGA
- the dapF gene encoding diaminopimelate epimerase, with product MLRCTKMNGNGNDFFVVDNMSLEIRGEGFSRLARRLCRRRESLGADGILVAEPSQCADFKMRLFNSDGSEGEMCGNGARCIARFAYEKGIAPSADMTFETLGGNVRAVVSGKRAALDLAPVDISGVVKDACVTAGGGDFQYVFLTVGVPHAVIFEKEHSRSFADYAPLGREIRRRSDLFPEGTNVDFIALGGRCGTIDVMTYERGVEDMTLSCGTGSVAGAIAANLLGIAGPRVEVINPGGVNVVTLDFSERGKVYPKLEGAAAMLAEITFLPEALC from the coding sequence ATGCTGCGCTGCACCAAGATGAACGGCAACGGCAACGACTTTTTCGTTGTGGACAACATGTCTCTTGAGATAAGGGGCGAAGGGTTTTCCCGCCTTGCGCGCAGATTGTGCCGCAGGCGCGAATCTCTGGGAGCCGACGGGATTCTTGTCGCAGAGCCGTCGCAGTGCGCCGATTTCAAGATGCGCCTCTTCAACAGCGACGGCAGCGAAGGGGAGATGTGCGGCAACGGCGCGCGCTGCATCGCGCGCTTCGCGTATGAGAAGGGCATAGCTCCGTCGGCCGATATGACCTTTGAAACGCTCGGCGGAAACGTCCGTGCGGTCGTGAGCGGCAAGCGTGCGGCACTCGACTTAGCGCCGGTCGATATCTCGGGCGTCGTTAAAGACGCGTGCGTCACGGCCGGCGGAGGCGATTTCCAGTACGTTTTTCTTACGGTCGGTGTGCCTCATGCCGTCATTTTCGAAAAGGAACACAGCCGTTCCTTCGCAGATTACGCTCCGCTGGGGCGTGAGATTCGCCGCAGGTCGGACCTCTTTCCTGAGGGCACGAACGTGGATTTCATTGCCTTGGGCGGCAGGTGCGGGACTATCGACGTTATGACCTACGAGCGCGGCGTCGAAGATATGACGCTCTCCTGCGGCACGGGCTCGGTGGCGGGCGCCATAGCCGCGAATCTGCTGGGGATCGCCGGGCCGCGCGTCGAGGTCATAAATCCAGGAGGAGTCAACGTCGTAACGCTCGACTTCTCCGAAAGGGGAAAGGTCTATCCCAAACTCGAAGGCGCTGCCGCGATGCTCGCGGAGATCACATTTCTGCCCGAAGCGCTTTGCTGA
- a CDS encoding gamma-glutamyl-gamma-aminobutyrate hydrolase family protein produces MKKRFISVLMTLLALSTLSASAFAAEVRTGAKLYTINDDGMLEYNVVYSADISEAKVVDRTGNGIDTFAKLKEVMGVADAPAAVLSTDIGERTLGKAVVADLDFNDSGKVANVVIKTVRDRPIIGISWKRDDIRSDYQGFAEAFERNGAFAVYLPQVNNEEEAKAVLSKINGLFETGGEDWNPALYDEKQTPHGSSGWNDARDTSDINLMRQAVALDVPMLAVCRGEQGFNVAMGGGLIQDIPYYLGQKVIAGEIDESRVTGVLQDTGYRKWNEDTQTYEKVDCADDQHYRVQIDGLIHSGGSGYHNLQSGENIGILPDSKWLYGVIGATSMDLVATAHHQAVNPERLGEGLTIAAYSSDGIVEAIEHRSSLFALAVQWHPERDALGDTRGVDVDQDQCNALLGALVKYAGVHADRQSSSSSSSGCNTGAAGVMSILAISVIFVVRKRK; encoded by the coding sequence TGCGGCAGAGGTGCGTACCGGGGCGAAACTTTACACGATAAACGATGACGGCATGCTTGAGTATAACGTCGTCTATTCCGCTGATATCAGTGAAGCGAAGGTCGTAGATAGGACGGGCAACGGTATCGACACCTTTGCAAAACTGAAGGAGGTTATGGGCGTAGCGGATGCGCCGGCGGCAGTTTTAAGTACCGACATTGGAGAGAGAACGCTTGGCAAAGCAGTAGTCGCCGATTTGGATTTCAACGACAGCGGCAAGGTTGCAAATGTCGTCATCAAAACAGTCCGGGATCGCCCTATCATAGGAATCTCGTGGAAAAGAGATGATATACGTTCAGATTATCAGGGCTTTGCCGAAGCATTTGAGCGTAATGGAGCGTTCGCGGTCTACCTGCCGCAAGTCAATAATGAAGAGGAAGCCAAGGCTGTTTTGTCAAAAATAAACGGCCTGTTCGAGACTGGTGGGGAAGACTGGAATCCGGCACTATACGATGAGAAGCAGACTCCGCACGGTTCCAGCGGATGGAACGACGCCCGTGACACTTCTGATATCAACCTGATGCGGCAGGCGGTTGCGCTGGATGTACCTATGTTGGCGGTTTGCCGCGGTGAGCAGGGATTTAACGTAGCGATGGGCGGCGGCCTGATCCAAGATATCCCCTATTACTTGGGACAGAAAGTTATTGCCGGCGAAATCGACGAGAGCCGCGTCACAGGTGTGCTGCAAGATACAGGCTATAGAAAGTGGAATGAGGACACGCAGACATACGAAAAAGTAGACTGTGCAGATGACCAGCATTATCGCGTCCAGATAGACGGACTGATTCACAGCGGCGGCAGCGGTTATCATAATCTTCAGTCCGGTGAGAACATCGGTATTCTCCCTGACTCAAAGTGGCTCTATGGCGTAATCGGAGCCACCTCGATGGATCTTGTCGCGACGGCGCACCATCAGGCAGTCAACCCGGAAAGACTGGGAGAAGGACTTACTATTGCCGCCTATTCATCTGACGGCATAGTGGAGGCGATAGAGCATCGCAGCAGCCTCTTTGCACTGGCGGTTCAGTGGCACCCGGAGCGGGACGCGCTGGGAGACACCCGTGGCGTGGATGTTGACCAGGATCAGTGCAACGCGCTGTTAGGCGCTCTCGTGAAGTACGCTGGCGTTCACGCTGACAGACAGTCTTCATCATCCTCATCTTCCGGATGCAACACGGGAGCTGCTGGAGTGATGTCGATACTTGCCATATCGGTGATCTTCGTTGTGAGAAAAAGAAAATAA
- a CDS encoding YraN family protein, with amino-acid sequence MLKRSFKNAVRLDEKHAAERRAKNLSGRPAPKAEHLAMGACGEDIAADYLSKSGFEILGRNVRVGHYEIDIVAKEKSEIVFAEVRTRGEGWMMSAEESVGPKKIANLISAGRIWTQERGYGGFWRIDLLAITLSADGGEPLIEHLRDITEPIK; translated from the coding sequence ATGCTGAAGCGCTCTTTTAAAAACGCTGTGAGGCTCGACGAAAAGCACGCCGCTGAGAGGCGCGCGAAAAATTTGAGCGGACGTCCCGCGCCCAAAGCGGAGCACTTGGCTATGGGCGCATGCGGCGAAGATATTGCAGCCGACTACCTTTCGAAAAGCGGATTTGAAATATTGGGCAGAAACGTCCGCGTCGGGCATTACGAAATAGACATAGTGGCCAAGGAAAAGAGCGAAATAGTCTTTGCCGAGGTGCGCACGCGCGGCGAAGGCTGGATGATGTCCGCGGAAGAGAGCGTCGGGCCTAAGAAAATCGCCAATCTGATTTCGGCCGGGCGCATCTGGACGCAGGAGCGCGGCTACGGCGGCTTCTGGCGCATAGATCTACTTGCGATAACGCTTTCTGCGGATGGCGGAGAGCCTCTTATAGAGCATCTGCGCGACATAACGGAGCCGATAAAATGA
- the lepB gene encoding signal peptidase I, whose protein sequence is MAKPWWRETVETVLWAVVLALILRTFVIQAFWIPSGSMIPTLEIGDRVLVLKFWYNMPSVDPKRGDIIVFKYPIDPRRDFVKRIIGLPGDRIEMKNGSVYVNDNELFEPYVKNTDTYNMAALTVPDKNYFCLGDNRPNSQDGRFWGFVPANFIKGPAVFRYWPLTRIGLLD, encoded by the coding sequence TTGGCTAAACCGTGGTGGCGCGAAACAGTCGAGACCGTGCTCTGGGCCGTCGTCCTTGCTCTTATCCTTCGTACCTTTGTCATTCAGGCTTTTTGGATTCCCAGTGGCTCGATGATTCCGACCCTTGAAATAGGCGACCGCGTACTCGTTTTGAAATTCTGGTACAATATGCCGAGCGTCGACCCCAAACGCGGCGACATCATAGTATTCAAATACCCTATAGACCCGAGGCGGGACTTCGTAAAGCGCATCATCGGACTGCCCGGCGACAGGATAGAAATGAAGAACGGCTCAGTTTACGTGAATGACAATGAGCTCTTCGAACCGTATGTGAAAAACACCGACACTTATAACATGGCCGCGTTGACGGTGCCGGATAAGAATTATTTCTGCCTGGGCGACAACAGGCCGAATTCGCAGGATGGACGCTTCTGGGGCTTCGTCCCAGCAAACTTTATAAAGGGGCCGGCGGTCTTCAGATATTGGCCGCTGACTCGAATAGGACTTCTCGATTAA